A genomic region of Trichothermofontia sichuanensis B231 contains the following coding sequences:
- a CDS encoding Coenzyme F420 hydrogenase/dehydrogenase, beta subunit C-terminal domain — MTAITPEPPKHLKARALKPGSRRPAKELCSECGLCDTYYIHYVKAACAFLNQQFPDLETQTHGRSRDLDNADDCYFGVYQRMMAARKREPIPGAQWTGIVSSTAIAMLEKGLVEGVVCVQSSEHDRFQPKPIIARTREEILAARVNKPTLSPNLSVLEQVQQSRMKRLLVIGVGCQIQALRTVEQQLGLEKLYVLGTPCVDNVTRAGLQKFLETTSRSPETVVYYEFMQDFRVHFKHEDGSTETVPFFGLNTRELKDVFAPSCMSCFDYVNGLADLVVGYMGAPFGWQWIVVRNERGQEMLDLVQDQLEVQPVFSQGDRRQAVQQSIPAYDKGVTLPMWAAKLMGVVIDKIGPRGLEYARFSIDSHFTRNYLYVKRNYPEKLMAHVPEFAKRIVSQYKLPKS, encoded by the coding sequence ATGACTGCGATTACTCCTGAACCGCCCAAACACCTCAAAGCCAGGGCACTCAAACCTGGCAGTCGGCGTCCGGCGAAGGAACTGTGTAGCGAGTGTGGCCTCTGCGACACCTACTACATTCATTACGTCAAAGCGGCCTGCGCCTTCCTGAATCAGCAGTTTCCTGATCTGGAAACCCAAACCCACGGTCGCAGCCGCGATCTCGACAATGCCGATGACTGCTACTTCGGGGTATATCAACGCATGATGGCCGCCCGTAAACGGGAGCCGATTCCGGGTGCCCAGTGGACGGGAATCGTCAGCAGTACGGCGATCGCAATGCTGGAAAAGGGCCTAGTCGAAGGGGTCGTCTGTGTTCAGAGCAGTGAGCACGATCGCTTCCAACCCAAACCCATCATCGCCCGTACCCGCGAAGAAATCCTGGCCGCCCGGGTGAATAAACCCACGCTCTCACCCAATTTATCGGTCCTTGAACAGGTACAACAGTCGAGGATGAAACGCCTACTAGTGATTGGCGTTGGGTGTCAAATCCAAGCGCTTCGCACCGTTGAACAACAATTAGGCTTGGAAAAGCTCTACGTGTTGGGAACGCCCTGTGTGGATAATGTAACTCGTGCCGGGTTGCAGAAATTTTTAGAGACCACCAGCCGCTCGCCCGAAACGGTTGTTTACTACGAATTCATGCAGGATTTTCGCGTCCATTTCAAGCATGAAGATGGTTCTACCGAAACGGTACCGTTCTTTGGGTTGAATACCAGGGAACTTAAGGATGTGTTTGCGCCTTCCTGTATGAGTTGCTTTGACTATGTCAATGGTTTGGCCGATCTAGTCGTGGGATACATGGGTGCGCCCTTTGGCTGGCAATGGATCGTAGTGCGCAATGAACGCGGTCAGGAAATGCTTGATCTCGTCCAAGACCAACTGGAAGTCCAGCCCGTTTTCTCCCAAGGCGATCGTCGTCAAGCCGTGCAACAAAGTATTCCTGCCTACGATAAGGGAGTAACCTTACCCATGTGGGCAGCCAAGTTAATGGGCGTAGTCATCGACAAAATTGGGCCACGGGGGTTAGAGTACGCCCGCTTTTCGATCGACTCTCACTTCACTCGCAATTACCTCTACGTTAAACGCAACTATCCCGAAAAACTCATGGCCCACGTCCCCGAATTTGCCAAACGGATCGTGAGCCAATACAAGTTACCGAAGTCTTAA
- a CDS encoding ABC transporter permease translates to MAQPAETELIIEAGRTERQYWRDLWRYRELFYFLAWRDILVRYKQTAIGVAWALIRPFLTMVVFTIVFGKLARLPSEGVPYPILVFAAMLPWQFFASALSESSNSLIVNANLISKVYFPRLVIPASAVIVSFVDFLISGLILLGLMAWYNFVPSWRILTLPFFIMIAFAAAIGGGLWLAALNVKYRDFRYVVPFLVQFGLYISPVGFSSSIVPEQWRLLYSLNPMVGVIDGFRWAILGGTSTLYLPGFLLSLALVGVLLISSLWFFRKVERTFADVI, encoded by the coding sequence ATGGCTCAACCAGCAGAAACTGAGCTAATTATCGAAGCCGGACGGACAGAGCGCCAATATTGGCGAGATCTCTGGCGTTACCGAGAGTTGTTTTACTTTTTGGCTTGGCGCGATATTCTGGTGCGCTATAAGCAAACGGCGATCGGGGTGGCCTGGGCATTGATTCGCCCTTTTTTAACAATGGTGGTGTTTACGATCGTCTTTGGTAAGTTAGCCCGGTTACCCTCTGAGGGGGTGCCGTATCCAATTTTAGTTTTTGCCGCCATGTTGCCGTGGCAGTTTTTTGCTAGTGCCCTCTCGGAGTCGAGTAATAGCCTGATTGTTAATGCCAACCTGATTTCTAAAGTCTATTTCCCGCGTTTGGTGATTCCTGCCAGTGCCGTGATCGTGAGTTTTGTGGATTTCCTGATTTCGGGCCTGATTCTGTTGGGCCTGATGGCCTGGTATAACTTTGTGCCCAGTTGGCGCATCCTCACCCTACCCTTTTTTATTATGATTGCCTTTGCGGCGGCGATCGGTGGGGGACTGTGGTTAGCAGCACTTAACGTGAAATATCGTGATTTTCGCTATGTGGTGCCGTTTTTAGTCCAATTTGGTCTGTATATTTCCCCCGTAGGCTTTAGCAGTAGCATTGTGCCGGAGCAGTGGCGTTTGCTCTATTCCCTCAATCCAATGGTGGGGGTGATTGATGGTTTCCGCTGGGCGATTTTAGGCGGGACTTCAACCCTGTATTTGCCCGGTTTCTTGCTATCTCTGGCGCTGGTGGGGGTCTTGCTCATCAGCAGTCTGTGGTTTTTCCGGAAGGTGGAACGGACTTTTGCGGATGTGATTTAA
- a CDS encoding GumC family protein → MHAPPQFPPVPVSGDAPVANRVPPVLPVPWRPQPQPPQEADLRNLLHALRRRWPIFLGVAALVSSLIWWRATQIVPVYQGRFQILVESVANEPQLPQLLGQTGDTSAWRGDRLDYDTQIQVLLSPEILDPILTRLQTRYPNLTYDTLIKGLSVTRLQNTKILEVRFRGPDATQIKFVLDQLAQGYLDYSLQTRRTSLSQGIQFVEEQIPLMQARVNRLQATLQDLRQRYSFTSLDTKAQELESQLSALESQRLNTLLQLQGTQQRLNTINNKAGATAVLRQDALYQSLVEQVRQVDAQIAQELARSQPDSPALLTLQRQRENLLPLLRQEAERALSGTLATTSSDLQALQAQQQTLAQVESQLRQQLAQLPALSRLSADLERELTLATGGLTRLLEARERLLLDAAQQEIPWQLLSIAEVPSRPIEPNIPRQLLLGVIAGLLAGSAAVFLAEKLDESLQSVEEVKELTQAPLLGVIPYTSRLGGMRQVILPEDWPSPEPASDEVSRRYRDYKGVPFMEAFRSLWTVLRLLNNLTPMRSLVISSAAPAEGKSTIALNLSHAAAAMGKRVLLVDADLRRPQLHRALGLSNQEGLSTLLLGDRAPADLIQMAPREDNFFILTAGPSPHDPSRLLASHRMRAIMGELETQFDIIIYDTPPLLGFSDAQLLAPATGGVALVVGLGKTKRSAVKRVVDYLQTAQIPLLGVIANGVQRIVTGYSYNGYYYRYYHQDAPKPKVPVSTVEEG, encoded by the coding sequence ATGCATGCGCCCCCCCAATTTCCGCCGGTGCCAGTGTCTGGCGATGCCCCCGTCGCCAACAGGGTTCCCCCGGTCCTCCCGGTCCCCTGGCGACCCCAACCCCAACCCCCCCAAGAAGCTGATTTGAGGAACCTGCTGCACGCCCTGCGCCGTCGCTGGCCGATCTTCTTGGGGGTGGCGGCCCTCGTCAGTTCCCTGATCTGGTGGCGGGCCACCCAAATAGTACCCGTGTACCAAGGACGTTTCCAAATCTTGGTTGAGTCGGTGGCCAATGAGCCACAACTCCCCCAACTCTTGGGCCAGACAGGGGACACGTCGGCTTGGCGGGGCGATCGCCTGGATTACGACACCCAAATTCAGGTTCTCCTCAGTCCGGAAATCCTGGACCCGATTTTGACCCGTCTGCAGACCCGCTACCCAAATTTAACTTACGACACCCTGATCAAGGGCCTAAGTGTTACCAGGTTGCAAAATACCAAGATTCTAGAAGTTCGCTTTCGCGGCCCTGATGCGACCCAAATTAAATTTGTCCTGGATCAGTTAGCCCAGGGGTATTTGGATTATAGCCTGCAAACTCGACGGACTTCCCTCAGCCAGGGGATTCAGTTTGTCGAGGAGCAGATTCCCCTGATGCAAGCGCGTGTCAATCGCCTGCAAGCCACCTTGCAAGATCTCCGACAACGCTACAGTTTTACCAGTTTGGATACGAAGGCCCAGGAACTCGAAAGCCAACTGAGTGCCCTAGAAAGCCAACGCCTCAATACCTTGCTGCAATTGCAGGGGACCCAGCAGCGTCTTAACACGATCAATAATAAGGCAGGGGCGACGGCAGTCTTGCGGCAGGATGCCTTGTACCAATCCCTGGTTGAGCAAGTCCGGCAAGTAGATGCTCAGATTGCCCAGGAGTTAGCCCGATCGCAACCCGACAGCCCTGCCCTGCTAACCCTCCAGCGACAGCGCGAGAATCTACTGCCCTTGCTGCGGCAGGAAGCGGAACGTGCCCTCAGTGGGACTCTGGCCACCACGAGCAGCGATCTCCAGGCCTTGCAGGCGCAACAACAAACCCTGGCCCAGGTGGAGTCGCAGCTCCGGCAACAATTGGCCCAACTGCCCGCCCTGTCACGGCTGAGTGCTGATCTAGAGCGAGAGTTGACCCTGGCAACGGGGGGCTTAACCCGACTCCTGGAGGCCCGTGAACGGCTCCTTCTGGATGCGGCGCAGCAGGAAATCCCCTGGCAGTTGCTGTCGATCGCGGAAGTTCCCAGCCGTCCCATTGAACCGAATATTCCCCGGCAACTCTTGCTGGGGGTGATTGCGGGTCTCCTGGCGGGCAGTGCTGCCGTTTTTCTGGCAGAGAAATTGGATGAGTCTTTGCAAAGCGTCGAGGAGGTGAAGGAACTGACCCAGGCCCCCCTGTTGGGCGTGATTCCCTATACCAGCCGCCTAGGGGGCATGCGTCAGGTCATTCTCCCCGAAGACTGGCCCTCGCCGGAACCTGCGTCGGACGAAGTCTCCCGGCGCTATCGGGACTATAAGGGGGTTCCGTTTATGGAAGCTTTCCGGTCTTTATGGACCGTTCTACGGTTATTGAATAATTTGACCCCGATGCGATCGTTGGTGATCAGTTCCGCAGCACCGGCTGAGGGGAAATCGACGATCGCGCTAAACCTGAGCCATGCGGCAGCAGCGATGGGGAAACGGGTCTTACTCGTGGATGCGGACTTGCGGCGTCCCCAACTGCATCGGGCGTTAGGATTATCGAATCAGGAAGGCTTGAGTACGCTCTTGTTGGGCGATCGTGCCCCAGCAGATCTGATTCAAATGGCGCCTCGCGAGGATAACTTCTTTATCCTAACGGCCGGCCCTTCCCCCCATGACCCCTCGCGGCTGCTGGCTTCTCACCGGATGCGGGCAATCATGGGAGAACTAGAAACCCAGTTTGACATTATTATCTACGATACCCCGCCCCTCTTAGGATTTTCCGACGCCCAGTTATTAGCCCCTGCGACCGGCGGGGTAGCCCTGGTGGTGGGATTGGGCAAAACCAAGCGATCAGCAGTGAAGCGGGTGGTGGATTACCTACAAACGGCCCAGATTCCCCTTTTAGGCGTGATTGCCAATGGGGTACAGCGGATCGTGACGGGCTATTCCTACAATGGTTATTATTATCGGTACTACCATCAGGATGCACCCAAGCCGAAGGTACCCGTCTCAACGGTAGAGGAAGGATAG
- a CDS encoding SLBB domain-containing protein — MDWSNTRKSPSCTVFTLTCLLWVSASPRLMAVPSLVASAPAAVTPEPIRLAQARSFVDDLLPTAPTVTARTAEPQPAAVSPSPAAPAVPPVLPGETQRLPQGAEDYTLGPGDRVFVDIFNVPEYSKSYLILPDGTLNLPRIGQIPVTGLTLQALGDIVTAKYSRFFRQPLTTIVLEQARPLRVAISGEVNRPGTYKFEAAAGGGVPLVTITELIQQSGGITQRADLRQIEVRRPLLNDLEQVISVNLWELLQSSNLNQDISLRDGDMIRVPTAPSLSPAQLSQVATASFAPQTIRVNVVGEVVKPGVLEVLPNTSLNQALLAAGGFHSTRANRQTVELIRLQPNGTIARRTVPVDLAADINEATNPIVQPNDVIIVDRSSFTRTTDTITQVTAPLFLLLNNLLRFF, encoded by the coding sequence ATGGATTGGTCTAACACCCGGAAGTCTCCCTCCTGCACCGTTTTTACCTTGACCTGTCTGCTGTGGGTTAGTGCCTCGCCCCGGTTGATGGCAGTTCCCAGCTTAGTTGCCTCTGCCCCTGCTGCCGTGACCCCGGAACCTATCCGTCTGGCGCAGGCCCGATCGTTTGTGGACGACCTATTACCTACCGCCCCAACGGTAACGGCAAGGACTGCCGAGCCACAACCGGCGGCAGTTTCGCCATCCCCTGCGGCTCCGGCAGTCCCCCCAGTTCTCCCGGGAGAGACCCAAAGGTTACCTCAGGGGGCGGAAGACTATACCCTGGGTCCGGGCGATCGCGTATTTGTCGATATTTTCAACGTGCCCGAGTACAGCAAAAGTTATTTGATTTTGCCCGATGGCACCCTCAACCTGCCACGCATTGGCCAGATACCAGTGACCGGCCTGACGCTGCAAGCCCTGGGAGATATCGTCACGGCTAAATATAGCCGGTTCTTTCGTCAGCCGTTGACCACAATTGTCCTGGAGCAGGCGCGGCCCCTGCGGGTAGCCATTAGTGGCGAAGTGAACCGTCCCGGCACCTATAAATTTGAAGCAGCGGCGGGGGGCGGTGTCCCGCTGGTGACGATCACGGAATTGATTCAGCAATCTGGCGGGATTACCCAACGGGCTGATCTGCGTCAAATTGAGGTGCGGCGTCCCCTCCTGAATGATTTGGAGCAGGTGATTTCGGTCAATCTCTGGGAGTTGCTGCAAAGCAGTAACCTGAACCAGGATATTAGCCTGCGGGATGGGGATATGATTCGGGTTCCCACGGCCCCCAGCCTATCGCCCGCCCAACTGAGCCAAGTGGCAACGGCCAGTTTTGCTCCCCAAACCATTCGCGTCAACGTTGTGGGTGAGGTAGTCAAACCGGGGGTATTGGAAGTGCTCCCGAATACGTCCTTAAACCAGGCTCTCTTGGCCGCCGGCGGGTTTCATAGTACCCGTGCTAATCGCCAAACGGTGGAACTCATTCGCCTGCAACCTAATGGCACGATCGCGCGGCGGACCGTTCCTGTTGATCTGGCTGCCGATATCAATGAAGCTACGAACCCGATCGTGCAACCCAACGACGTGATTATTGTCGATCGCTCTAGCTTTACCCGCACCACCGACACCATCACCCAAGTAACGGCCCCGCTGTTTCTACTTCTCAATAACCTGCTTCGGTTTTTCTAG
- a CDS encoding glycosyltransferase family 4 protein produces MRLPLHWPTGDSPGERLIRLKIITQFFPPDYAPTGQLIRELAGFLSQEGIAVSIFTGQPGYAFQQTAAPRNEAIDQFQVQRTRSIHLWPRRIRGKAIGGVLFYLRSTLHLLRHACHYHVLFLTTAPPFLHSLGYLIHLLFGTPYACILYDLYPDIAIQLGVLTERHWLVRVWEWLNQRVWARSQAVVVLTATMRQRLIDKYPAIADKVVVIHNWADPQQIRPIAKRDNWFAQQHQLVHDFVVLYAGNLGRCHDLDTILGAAQILQSQPQIKFLFIGGGARYADCQTQAKALGLTNIRFLPYQDAAVLPYSLTACDLSLVSIGPGMEGLVAPSKLYAALATGRPIAAICAADSYLRTLIQEANCGQSFQHQDSQGLAHFIERLHGDPDWCHQLGRAARHYLETHFSLELSGQRYCQVVQQGILTPRGEVPPPVPRMAATQPTSPQ; encoded by the coding sequence GTGCGGTTACCCCTGCATTGGCCAACCGGCGATTCCCCCGGAGAGAGGCTGATTCGGCTGAAGATAATAACCCAGTTCTTCCCGCCTGACTATGCGCCAACGGGTCAACTGATTCGAGAGTTAGCTGGCTTCTTGAGCCAGGAGGGGATAGCTGTCAGTATTTTTACGGGCCAACCAGGGTATGCCTTCCAGCAAACCGCAGCTCCCAGAAACGAGGCGATCGACCAATTTCAGGTGCAGCGGACTCGCAGTATTCATCTCTGGCCTCGGCGGATTCGGGGTAAGGCGATTGGCGGGGTTTTATTTTATCTACGATCGACGCTCCATTTACTGCGCCACGCCTGTCACTATCATGTGTTGTTTTTAACCACAGCCCCGCCCTTTCTGCACAGCTTGGGTTATCTCATCCATCTCCTGTTTGGAACGCCATACGCCTGTATCCTGTATGATCTCTATCCCGATATTGCCATACAACTGGGAGTTCTGACCGAACGCCACTGGCTGGTGCGGGTTTGGGAGTGGCTGAATCAACGGGTTTGGGCGCGATCGCAGGCTGTTGTCGTCTTAACGGCGACGATGCGGCAACGCCTGATTGACAAATATCCCGCGATCGCCGATAAGGTTGTCGTCATTCACAACTGGGCCGACCCCCAACAGATTCGCCCGATCGCCAAGCGCGACAATTGGTTTGCCCAGCAGCATCAATTAGTCCATGACTTTGTGGTGCTCTATGCGGGTAACTTGGGCCGCTGCCATGATCTTGACACCATTCTGGGGGCAGCACAGATCTTGCAATCTCAACCCCAGATTAAATTTTTGTTCATTGGCGGGGGTGCTCGCTATGCTGACTGTCAGACTCAGGCAAAAGCGTTGGGTTTGACGAACATCCGGTTCTTGCCCTACCAGGATGCGGCAGTTTTACCCTATTCGCTAACGGCTTGTGATCTCTCCCTGGTGAGTATTGGCCCTGGGATGGAGGGATTGGTGGCCCCCAGTAAGCTCTATGCGGCCCTAGCCACCGGACGCCCGATCGCGGCCATCTGTGCCGCCGATTCCTACCTACGCACCTTGATTCAGGAGGCTAACTGTGGTCAAAGCTTCCAACATCAGGATAGTCAAGGACTGGCCCACTTTATCGAGAGGCTGCACGGTGATCCTGATTGGTGTCACCAGCTAGGCCGTGCGGCACGCCATTACCTGGAAACCCACTTTTCCCTGGAACTGAGTGGCCAGCGCTATTGCCAGGTTGTCCAGCAGGGCATCCTGACCCCACGGGGGGAGGTTCCTCCCCCTGTCCCGCGGATGGCTGCCACCCAGCCGACGTCCCCCCAATGA
- the rodA gene encoding rod shape-determining protein RodA, with protein MTIKKSHFYWRWQTWLQPWQQVDWLLFGLITGLTLLGGVMIHSVELNQGDTLFAWQHLVTGGFGVVIALMLARFRYDVLLGWHWIIYGITNLSLIAVMFIGTTAMGAERWITIGGFNVQPSEFAKVGIIVTLAALLHTRTAATIPAVLSSLAVTAVPWLLIFVQPNLGTALIFGAITMGMLYWGNANPGWLVLMISPLVSAILFNVFLPLWLVWVVVLGLIGWFTLPWPRLGAFAAVAVNLIAGELGHILWGLLQDYQKDRILLFLNPDKDPLGGGYHLIQSRIAIGAGELWGRGLHRGTQTQLSFIPEQHTDFIFSAIGEELGFVGCLVVLVAFWLICLRLVLIAQSAKDNFGSLLAIGVLSMVIFQVTVNIGMTIGLAPITGIPLPFLSYGRSALLANFIAFGLVESVANHRRLRY; from the coding sequence ATGACTATAAAAAAATCCCACTTCTATTGGCGCTGGCAAACCTGGCTCCAGCCCTGGCAACAGGTGGATTGGCTGCTGTTTGGCCTCATCACGGGGTTAACCCTGTTAGGGGGCGTTATGATTCACAGTGTCGAACTCAACCAGGGCGATACCCTCTTCGCTTGGCAGCATTTAGTCACGGGCGGGTTTGGTGTGGTGATTGCGCTGATGCTGGCCCGCTTTCGGTATGATGTCCTGCTGGGCTGGCACTGGATTATCTATGGGATTACCAACCTCTCGCTGATTGCGGTGATGTTTATTGGCACCACCGCCATGGGGGCGGAACGCTGGATCACGATCGGGGGGTTTAATGTCCAACCCTCGGAGTTTGCCAAGGTGGGTATTATCGTCACCCTGGCGGCGCTGCTCCATACCCGAACAGCGGCAACCATCCCGGCGGTCCTGTCCAGCCTTGCGGTGACGGCGGTTCCGTGGCTGTTGATCTTTGTGCAGCCTAACCTGGGAACAGCGCTCATTTTCGGGGCGATTACGATGGGGATGCTCTACTGGGGTAATGCTAATCCCGGTTGGTTAGTGCTGATGATCTCGCCGCTGGTGTCGGCCATTTTGTTTAACGTGTTTCTGCCCCTCTGGCTCGTCTGGGTTGTCGTGTTGGGGTTGATTGGTTGGTTTACCTTACCGTGGCCCCGGCTTGGCGCCTTCGCCGCTGTGGCCGTGAACCTGATTGCGGGGGAGTTGGGCCACATTCTGTGGGGGCTACTTCAGGACTACCAAAAGGATCGGATTCTGCTATTCCTCAACCCGGACAAAGATCCGCTGGGAGGTGGCTACCACCTGATCCAGTCGCGGATTGCGATCGGGGCCGGGGAACTGTGGGGTCGGGGACTCCACCGGGGCACCCAAACCCAACTGAGCTTTATCCCCGAACAACATACAGACTTCATTTTCTCGGCGATCGGGGAGGAACTGGGCTTTGTCGGCTGTCTCGTGGTTCTGGTAGCCTTCTGGCTCATCTGTCTGCGATTGGTGCTGATTGCCCAAAGTGCTAAGGACAATTTTGGGTCCCTGCTCGCGATCGGGGTGCTGTCGATGGTGATCTTCCAGGTGACGGTTAACATTGGCATGACGATCGGGTTGGCCCCCATTACCGGGATTCCCCTGCCCTTCCTCAGCTATGGGCGATCGGCCCTGCTGGCCAACTTTATTGCCTTTGGCCTGGTTGAATCCGTGGCCAACCACCGCCGCCTCCGCTATTAG
- a CDS encoding Mrp/NBP35 family ATP-binding protein has protein sequence MAQSLTPAAVLEVLRPVQDPELRQSLVELNMIRNVAIADGGRVNFTLVLTTPACPLREFIVEACQQAVKTLPGVTEVSVDVTAETPQQKALPDRQGITGVKNIVAVSSGKGGVGKSTVAVNIAVALAQSGAKVGLLDADIYGPNAPTMLGLAQAKVMVQQGAQGEVLEPSFNHGVQLVSMGFLIDKDQPVIWRGPMLNGIIRQFLYQVAWGELDYLIVDLPPGTGDAQLTLVQAVPMAGAVIVTTPQDVALLDARKGLKMFQQMGVPVLGIVENMSYFIPPDQPDKQYDIFGSGGGEKTAKELQVPLLGCVPLEISLRQGGDRGVPIVVGEPDSASAKALVAIAQQVAAKVSIAALT, from the coding sequence ATGGCTCAATCCCTTACCCCCGCTGCGGTCTTAGAGGTTCTCCGTCCCGTGCAAGACCCGGAATTGCGGCAAAGTCTCGTCGAACTCAATATGATCCGCAATGTCGCGATCGCCGACGGGGGGCGCGTCAACTTTACCCTGGTCCTGACCACGCCCGCCTGTCCCCTGCGGGAGTTCATCGTGGAGGCATGTCAACAAGCGGTCAAAACCTTACCGGGGGTCACGGAAGTGAGCGTTGACGTGACCGCCGAAACGCCGCAGCAAAAGGCCCTACCCGATCGCCAGGGGATTACGGGCGTGAAAAATATTGTGGCCGTCTCCAGTGGCAAAGGGGGCGTTGGCAAGAGTACGGTGGCGGTGAATATTGCCGTGGCCCTGGCCCAATCCGGGGCCAAAGTGGGCCTCCTGGATGCCGATATCTACGGTCCCAACGCGCCAACTATGTTAGGACTGGCGCAAGCTAAAGTGATGGTCCAGCAGGGGGCACAGGGTGAAGTCCTGGAGCCATCCTTTAACCACGGCGTCCAATTGGTCTCGATGGGCTTTTTGATCGACAAGGATCAACCCGTGATCTGGCGGGGGCCGATGCTGAATGGCATTATTCGCCAGTTCCTCTACCAGGTCGCCTGGGGTGAGTTGGACTACTTGATTGTTGATTTACCCCCAGGGACGGGCGATGCCCAATTGACCCTAGTCCAAGCGGTACCGATGGCCGGAGCCGTGATTGTGACCACGCCCCAGGATGTGGCCCTCTTGGATGCCCGCAAGGGGCTGAAGATGTTCCAGCAGATGGGAGTGCCTGTGCTGGGGATTGTGGAAAATATGAGCTATTTCATCCCCCCCGACCAACCCGACAAGCAATATGACATTTTTGGTTCGGGTGGCGGTGAGAAGACGGCGAAGGAATTACAAGTCCCCCTGTTGGGCTGTGTACCGCTGGAAATCTCCCTCCGGCAGGGGGGCGATCGCGGCGTACCCATTGTCGTCGGCGAACCGGATTCGGCTTCAGCCAAGGCGTTAGTGGCGATCGCTCAACAGGTGGCTGCCAAGGTTTCGATCGCCGCCCTTACGTGA
- a CDS encoding B12-binding domain-containing radical SAM protein: MIPSPFIAERLLFTSASPAHDALPVVFAFPNTYSVGITSLGYQAVWAMLASRPDVQVSRLFTDVAEPLPPAPALLGFSLSWELDYANVLNLLEQLDIPCQASDRTTTHPLVFGGGPVLTANPEPFADYFDLILLGDAEILIPALVDAVQTVRGESRDRQLRHLAQVPGLYVPSLYDVTYVSPDGPIDQITPNYPDIPAQVEKQTYRGNTLLASTVVTPQAAWENIYMVEVVRSCPELCRFCLASYLTLPFRTASVTESLIPAIERGLQVTDRLGLLGASVTQHPEFDDLLAYLDRPDFDSVRLSLASVRTNTVTANLARVLVKHGAKSITIAVESGSDRLRNLINKKLHTDEITAAAVQAQAGGLSGLKLYGMVGLPTETMDDLEQTVAMMLTLKQAAPQLRLTLGCSTFVPKAHTPFQWFGVDRQAEKRLQFLQKQLRPHGIDWRPESYNWSVIQALISRGDRRLSRLLERVRHYGNSLGSYRRAFKELRGQLPPLEFYVHDRWSTTQTLPWSHLQGPLPAATLVKHGEAAWAKGDRKGAESQIIKK; the protein is encoded by the coding sequence GTGATCCCTTCCCCTTTTATTGCCGAACGCCTACTCTTTACCTCCGCGTCCCCTGCTCACGATGCCCTGCCTGTTGTCTTTGCCTTCCCCAATACCTACAGCGTTGGCATTACCAGTCTGGGGTATCAGGCGGTGTGGGCCATGCTAGCCAGTCGCCCTGATGTGCAAGTAAGCCGCCTGTTTACCGATGTTGCTGAACCGTTGCCCCCTGCGCCGGCCCTGCTGGGATTTTCCCTTTCCTGGGAACTGGACTACGCCAACGTGCTCAACCTCCTGGAACAATTGGACATTCCCTGTCAAGCGAGCGATCGTACCACAACCCATCCCCTCGTTTTTGGTGGGGGACCCGTCCTCACAGCTAACCCGGAACCTTTTGCGGATTACTTCGATCTGATTTTGCTGGGGGATGCTGAAATCCTGATCCCAGCCCTAGTTGATGCTGTTCAGACGGTGCGGGGGGAATCGCGCGATCGCCAACTTCGCCACTTGGCCCAAGTGCCCGGTCTTTACGTCCCCAGTCTGTATGACGTGACCTACGTCAGCCCCGATGGTCCGATCGACCAAATTACGCCAAACTACCCTGACATCCCGGCTCAAGTTGAAAAACAAACCTACCGGGGCAATACCCTCCTGGCTTCGACAGTCGTCACCCCCCAAGCCGCCTGGGAAAATATCTACATGGTTGAGGTGGTCCGCAGTTGCCCGGAACTGTGTCGCTTCTGTTTGGCCAGCTATCTCACCCTGCCCTTCCGGACGGCCTCGGTGACCGAGAGCCTCATCCCAGCAATCGAACGGGGTCTACAAGTCACCGATCGCCTGGGTCTGTTGGGGGCCTCAGTGACGCAACACCCAGAGTTTGATGATTTGCTGGCCTACCTCGATCGCCCAGACTTCGACTCGGTACGTCTCAGCTTGGCATCAGTCCGGACCAATACGGTGACAGCCAACCTCGCTCGCGTTCTGGTCAAACATGGGGCCAAGTCGATCACGATCGCCGTCGAAAGTGGCTCCGATCGCCTCCGTAATCTGATTAATAAGAAACTGCACACCGATGAGATCACCGCGGCGGCGGTTCAGGCCCAAGCCGGTGGTCTCAGCGGCCTCAAGCTCTACGGTATGGTGGGCCTCCCCACGGAAACCATGGATGATCTAGAACAAACTGTGGCCATGATGCTGACCCTGAAGCAGGCCGCCCCCCAATTACGGCTCACCCTGGGGTGTAGCACGTTTGTGCCTAAAGCCCATACACCCTTCCAATGGTTTGGCGTCGATCGCCAAGCCGAGAAACGCCTGCAATTCTTGCAAAAACAATTGCGCCCCCACGGGATTGATTGGCGTCCCGAAAGCTATAACTGGTCCGTAATCCAGGCCCTGATTTCCAGAGGCGATCGGCGTCTGAGCCGTTTGTTAGAACGGGTACGCCACTATGGCAACAGCCTGGGCAGCTACCGCCGCGCCTTTAAGGAACTGCGGGGACAGCTACCTCCCCTGGAATTTTATGTCCACGATCGCTGGTCAACGACCCAAACTCTGCCCTGGAGCCATCTTCAGGGACCCTTGCCCGCAGCCACACTCGTCAAACATGGGGAAGCTGCCTGGGCAAAAGGTGACCGTAAGGGGGCCGAAAGTCAGATAATAAAGAAATGA